The following is a genomic window from Longimicrobiaceae bacterium.
ATGTAGACTCGCTTGACCACGTAGGTCGCGCCCACGAGCGTGGGCCACGTCAGTACCGGCTGCCCCGAGACGTAGGTTACGGTCAGTGTCGGTGAGGGGAGCGGGTAAAGCGTCCGTATCGCCAATAGGTCGTTCGAGCTGAAGCCGGCCCACTGGTTCGCTGCCGTTGCCCCGTTCATCACCGAACCGGCGTCGCCCCCGCTCCCTGGGGTGCCCGCCACCTGATTGGCACCATCAGGAGCGGCCGATTCACCCAACTGAACCCAGTTGCTGTGGCGTAGACCAAGCGTGTGACCGATCTCGTGCACCATGTTGTGCAGTCGCTGCTGGTTGTTCTGCGAGAAGCCACGGCAGGCGGAGGTGTTCACCGTCACGGCGGCGCCGGGATTCCCTCCGGAGGGCCACGCCGCAACCGCCGCCCAATTCCAGGGGAGACAGCCTAGGCCGAAGCTGATGTCGGCAGGGGTGCCCTCCACGATGCGGACGTAGCTGTTCGGAACCTGGTTCCAGATCCCGAGGGCGGTGCGGGCGGCGTCTTGCCAGTCGGACTCGGCTGCCAATCCCGACAGATCCACGGTGATCTGGTGCACCTTGGGCGAGCCGATCAGCGCATTCGTACTGAACTGGACACGTACATCGGGAGACCGCAGCACTGTAGGCAGTTGTGCCTTGGTCAGGCGGATGTCGCCTTCCACGACGACGTAGTCGCCGAAGTCCTGTACCATGTCGCC
Proteins encoded in this region:
- a CDS encoding M57 family metalloprotease translates to MRVSSRCRYVIATLALATVASCDSSSTAPSSPKPDDLSRRVEALGFRGDMVQDFGDYVVVEGDIRLTKAQLPTVLRSPDVRVQFSTNALIGSPKVHQITVDLSGLAAESDWQDAARTALGIWNQVPNSYVRIVEGTPADISFGLGCLPWNWAAVAAWPSGGNPGAAVTVNTSACRGFSQNNQQRLHNMVHEIGHTLGLRHSNWVQLGESAAPDGANQVAGTPGSGGDAGSVMNGATAANQWAGFSSNDLLAIRTLYPLPSPTLTVTYVSGQPVLTWPTLVGATYVVKRVYISYGQDEFGGFTGYGNAGTITSATSPWTDTAWSYTGNSLCHWDQESGYWLETGYGYSLEAVFPTGTTSTNQEAEVGVC